One stretch of Streptomyces sp. R21 DNA includes these proteins:
- a CDS encoding NADPH-dependent FMN reductase yields the protein MSAHPVILLLSGSLRSGSSNESVLRTAVEVAPASVRTVRYVGLAALPHFNPDDDTEPLPPAVAELRAAIAGASAVLICTPEYAGTLPGSFKNLLDWTVGGTEICDKPVAWVNAAAPGRGAGAEATLRTVLGYTGAAIVEKACRRITVDRRTVGADGVITDPEACEQLRELLGVLAG from the coding sequence ATGTCCGCGCACCCCGTGATCCTGCTGCTGTCCGGAAGCCTGCGCTCCGGCTCCTCCAACGAGTCCGTGCTGCGTACGGCGGTGGAAGTGGCCCCCGCTTCCGTGCGTACCGTGCGCTACGTGGGACTCGCGGCGCTCCCGCACTTCAACCCCGACGACGACACCGAGCCGCTGCCGCCCGCGGTGGCCGAGCTGCGCGCGGCGATCGCCGGGGCGAGTGCGGTCCTCATCTGCACCCCGGAGTACGCGGGCACCCTGCCTGGGTCCTTCAAGAACCTCCTTGACTGGACGGTCGGCGGCACCGAGATCTGCGACAAGCCCGTCGCCTGGGTGAACGCGGCGGCCCCCGGCCGTGGTGCGGGCGCGGAGGCCACCTTGCGAACCGTGCTCGGCTACACCGGCGCCGCGATCGTGGAGAAGGCGTGCCGGAGGATCACGGTCGACCGGCGGACGGTCGGCGCGGACGGAGTCATCACCGACCCGGAGGCCTGCGAGCAGCTGCGCGAGCTGCTCGGCGTGCTGGCCGGGTGA
- a CDS encoding helix-turn-helix domain-containing protein, which translates to MTDGFEVPGATATGLLPTVVARVTALADRLGVQHAVVFDVQRLSAASGVPEPVVKALLGGRPAGEPDLQARFLQRLDLLRRTRLKPNGRKYTQQEIADGAGMSRQQAGALINGDRRPTMEHCDAIQRFFRVHAGFLTAEDSEALVDALRRSEQELLQQLADRERAAAVAADDPLERLLQDHGVRGIAWRAAQLPTDQHRDKVAEWLDMLLESVKRPES; encoded by the coding sequence GTGACGGATGGCTTCGAGGTTCCGGGCGCCACGGCGACGGGTCTGCTGCCGACCGTCGTGGCCCGTGTCACCGCACTCGCCGACCGGCTGGGTGTGCAGCACGCGGTGGTCTTCGACGTCCAGCGGCTCTCCGCCGCCTCCGGCGTGCCGGAACCGGTGGTGAAGGCGCTGCTCGGCGGCCGCCCCGCCGGAGAGCCCGATCTCCAGGCCCGCTTCCTGCAACGCCTCGATCTGCTGCGCCGCACCCGGCTCAAGCCCAACGGACGCAAGTACACCCAGCAGGAGATCGCCGACGGCGCGGGAATGTCACGCCAGCAGGCGGGCGCCCTCATCAACGGCGACCGGCGCCCCACCATGGAGCACTGCGACGCCATCCAGCGCTTCTTCAGAGTGCACGCGGGCTTCCTCACGGCCGAGGACTCCGAGGCGCTCGTGGACGCCCTGCGCCGCTCCGAGCAGGAGCTCCTCCAGCAGCTCGCCGACCGCGAGCGCGCCGCGGCCGTGGCCGCGGACGACCCGCTGGAGCGGCTTCTCCAGGATCACGGCGTGCGCGGCATCGCGTGGCGGGCCGCCCAACTGCCCACCGACCAGCACCGCGACAAGGTCGCCGAGTGGCTGGACATGCTCTTGGAAAGCGTCAAGCGGCCCGAGTCGTGA
- a CDS encoding toxin-antitoxin system, toxin component: protein MRRLCGELVAELELPAPAEPGDLYGALCDAMSRRRGRPVQYRTAVFPPGTASGLWLDMADQDLVVIEERTAPDHQLVILGHELWHMKAGHCSHHVEGAAVAARLLSDDADLQATVLKVAARTRFDLTDEKDAESFGLLLASKCRTWLAGSSLRGPVRRDDLAGRIEASLGYRGPQG from the coding sequence ATGCGCCGCCTGTGCGGCGAGTTGGTCGCGGAGCTGGAGCTCCCCGCACCCGCGGAGCCGGGCGACCTGTACGGCGCCCTGTGCGACGCCATGAGCAGACGCCGCGGCCGTCCCGTCCAGTACCGTACGGCGGTCTTCCCACCCGGCACGGCCAGCGGGCTGTGGCTCGACATGGCCGACCAGGACCTCGTCGTCATCGAGGAACGCACCGCCCCCGACCACCAGTTGGTGATCCTCGGCCACGAGCTGTGGCACATGAAGGCCGGGCACTGCAGCCACCACGTCGAGGGCGCGGCCGTCGCGGCCCGCCTGCTCAGCGACGACGCCGACCTTCAGGCGACGGTCCTCAAGGTGGCCGCCCGCACCCGGTTCGACCTCACCGACGAGAAGGACGCCGAGAGCTTCGGCCTGCTGCTCGCCAGCAAGTGCCGTACGTGGCTTGCCGGTTCCTCACTGCGCGGTCCCGTACGACGCGACGACCTCGCCGGCCGCATCGAGGCGTCACTGGGCTATCGCGGGCCGCAGGGCTAG
- a CDS encoding MAB_1171c family putative transporter, which yields MDGSSYYIPAVAMGIALAFKAPALIRSWRDPLMRSVCVLLALAGLVFAFAAPPTIAAVNHVTGIPNVSAPLVYCLLSAFSASCLVLIVNWRGGPPDVTRRISRRWITGYGAVSVALVLLFVLGDAPVEHLRDLDTYYANTPFIREMIILYLVSLTVAGVAMNVMCWRWALQVHGWLRTGLLIIAFGFMFNIPYSATKFIAVVARWNGGDLDYLSTYVAPVLASVGAQVSAVGFCLPLACQRIGDSWSTWSTYRRLGPLWRELRSVSAHRIRTVQIAWWSPAELQVTQRESDIHDGMLNLYPYFDPRVRSRAHEAALAAGSDPAQAQAEADAAMVTAAVRAKESDPEGRVINSAEPTADPSTTGPRDLVRMSIALRQSPVVAAAREQAPTRSESDFHEQPH from the coding sequence ATGGACGGGTCCAGTTACTACATACCGGCAGTCGCGATGGGGATCGCGCTCGCCTTCAAGGCGCCCGCGCTCATCCGCTCCTGGCGAGACCCACTGATGCGGTCCGTATGCGTACTGCTCGCACTGGCAGGGCTGGTGTTCGCATTCGCCGCCCCGCCGACGATCGCTGCGGTCAACCACGTCACCGGCATCCCGAACGTCTCGGCGCCGCTCGTCTACTGTCTGCTGAGCGCGTTCAGCGCCTCCTGTCTGGTACTGATCGTCAACTGGCGCGGCGGGCCGCCAGACGTGACGCGGCGCATCTCGCGCCGCTGGATCACCGGATACGGTGCGGTGAGCGTCGCCCTGGTCCTGCTGTTTGTACTCGGCGACGCCCCGGTCGAGCATCTGCGGGACCTCGACACCTACTACGCCAACACACCCTTCATCCGCGAGATGATCATTCTGTATCTCGTGTCGCTCACCGTGGCGGGTGTCGCGATGAACGTCATGTGCTGGCGCTGGGCACTCCAGGTGCACGGCTGGCTGCGGACCGGACTTCTGATCATCGCGTTCGGCTTTATGTTCAACATCCCCTATTCGGCCACCAAGTTCATCGCCGTGGTCGCCCGCTGGAACGGCGGGGATCTGGACTATCTGAGCACCTATGTGGCGCCCGTGCTGGCCTCAGTCGGGGCCCAGGTCAGCGCAGTCGGCTTCTGTCTTCCGCTGGCCTGCCAGCGCATCGGAGACAGTTGGAGTACCTGGTCGACGTACCGTCGGCTCGGGCCACTGTGGCGCGAGTTGAGGTCCGTGTCGGCGCACCGAATCCGAACGGTGCAGATCGCCTGGTGGTCACCCGCCGAACTGCAGGTGACCCAACGGGAGTCGGACATCCACGACGGCATGCTCAACCTGTACCCCTACTTCGACCCCAGGGTGCGCTCACGCGCCCACGAGGCGGCCCTGGCGGCGGGCTCCGACCCCGCCCAGGCGCAGGCCGAGGCCGACGCCGCGATGGTGACGGCGGCGGTACGGGCCAAGGAGTCCGACCCGGAGGGCAGGGTCATCAACTCGGCGGAGCCCACCGCCGACCCGTCCACTACGGGCCCGCGCGACCTCGTGCGGATGTCCATCGCCCTGCGTCAGTCACCCGTCGTCGCGGCCGCCCGAGAGCAGGCTCCGACCAGGTCAGAGAGCGACTTCCATGAGCAGCCCCACTAG
- a CDS encoding NAD(P)/FAD-dependent oxidoreductase: protein MSSPTSASRGAASRRAVVIGGGMAGMLAAAALQAYTDVTVVERDTLPEGPEPRKCLPQARHAHLLWSGGAAAMEDLLPGVTAAWLAAGARRIALPTGLVSLSARGWIRRWPEMQFMISCSRDLLDSAIRQQVSKQGQMDVLENTELLGLEGDASRVTAVRVRTPEGTERVLPADLVVDASGRGSRASTWFDALGVPQAPMEEVDSGLAYASRVFRALPGTEDFPVVNVQSDPSEPVPGQSATIVPIEGGRWLVTLSGTRGGQPSDSVDEFEAFARGVRHPVVGELIARAEPLSDVVITRSTVNRRRFFEKVKDWPEGFVAIGDSVATYNPVYGHGLSVAAQGAVALREHVAEYGPAAPGLARRVQRAVARPVATAWEFATSTDILYPGAIGKQPGLMNKLLGRYVNRLMLTATGRPLVAKAFFDVVTLSKPVATLIKPAILLAVLRGPRRPRLTEPPLTDEELKTVLDAPEISGTEARGCPSP, encoded by the coding sequence ATGAGCAGCCCCACTAGCGCCTCCAGAGGTGCGGCTTCCCGTCGGGCCGTCGTCATCGGTGGAGGGATGGCCGGCATGTTGGCCGCCGCCGCCCTGCAGGCGTACACCGACGTCACCGTCGTCGAGCGTGACACCTTGCCCGAGGGGCCCGAGCCGCGCAAGTGCCTCCCGCAGGCCCGCCACGCCCACCTCCTCTGGTCCGGCGGCGCCGCCGCGATGGAAGACCTGCTGCCTGGGGTGACCGCCGCCTGGCTTGCTGCCGGCGCCCGGCGGATCGCGCTCCCGACAGGTCTTGTATCCCTGTCGGCGCGGGGCTGGATCCGGCGCTGGCCCGAGATGCAGTTCATGATCTCGTGCAGCCGTGACCTGCTTGACTCGGCCATCCGTCAACAGGTCTCCAAGCAAGGGCAGATGGACGTCCTCGAAAACACGGAGCTCCTCGGCCTGGAAGGCGATGCCTCGCGGGTGACGGCCGTGCGTGTGCGAACGCCTGAGGGCACGGAGCGCGTTCTGCCGGCCGATCTCGTGGTGGACGCCTCTGGACGCGGTTCCCGGGCCTCCACCTGGTTCGACGCACTGGGCGTCCCACAGGCACCGATGGAGGAGGTCGACTCCGGACTCGCGTACGCCAGCCGGGTCTTCCGCGCGCTGCCGGGCACAGAGGACTTCCCAGTGGTCAACGTGCAGTCGGACCCGTCGGAACCGGTGCCGGGCCAGAGCGCGACCATCGTGCCCATAGAGGGCGGGCGCTGGCTGGTCACCCTGTCAGGCACGCGAGGCGGCCAGCCGTCGGACTCCGTCGACGAGTTCGAGGCGTTCGCACGCGGGGTCAGACATCCCGTGGTGGGGGAGCTGATCGCCCGTGCGGAACCGCTGTCAGACGTCGTCATCACCCGCAGCACAGTCAACCGGCGGCGCTTCTTCGAGAAGGTGAAGGACTGGCCCGAGGGCTTCGTCGCGATCGGCGACTCGGTCGCCACGTACAACCCCGTCTACGGCCACGGTCTCTCGGTCGCCGCGCAGGGAGCGGTGGCGCTGCGTGAACACGTGGCGGAGTACGGGCCCGCGGCGCCCGGGCTGGCGCGGCGGGTGCAGCGGGCGGTGGCGCGGCCCGTGGCGACCGCCTGGGAGTTCGCCACCAGCACGGACATCCTCTACCCGGGTGCCATCGGCAAGCAGCCGGGCCTCATGAACAAGCTCCTGGGCCGCTACGTCAACCGCCTGATGCTCACCGCGACCGGCCGCCCGCTCGTCGCCAAGGCGTTCTTCGACGTGGTCACCCTGTCGAAGCCGGTCGCCACCTTGATCAAACCCGCCATCCTGCTCGCGGTCCTGCGCGGCCCCCGCCGCCCCCGACTCACCGAACCACCCCTGACCGACGAGGAACTCAAGACGGTCCTCGACGCCCCGGAGATCTCGGGCACGGAGGCACGAGGGTGTCCTTCTCCCTAG
- a CDS encoding alpha/beta fold hydrolase, which translates to MVDASHRRPRLRSVGDGELSLRYRVVHGYRRAYRMAGEGPALVLIHGIGDSSATWADLIPDLARTHTVIAPDLLGHGASDKPRADYSVAAYANGVRDLLTTLGIESATLVGHSLGGGVAMQFAYQFPERTERLILVSAGGVGGEVNPVLRAVSLPGAHLMLSTLQLPGMRIQVGLFLRLMRMLDTDLGLDAPELLNLVDALPDTTSRSAFIRTLRAVVDWRGQAVTMLDRCYLTEGMPTMLLWGDRDSVVPVRHAYGAHEAMPGSRLEIFEGAGHFPFHSDPARFLALVEEFTRTTSPADWSREHWRDLLCEGRPGTSAGRPDTAQNRAVERDLREASERSAT; encoded by the coding sequence ATGGTCGACGCATCGCATCGGCGTCCGCGGCTGCGCTCGGTGGGCGACGGGGAGCTGAGTTTGCGCTACCGCGTCGTGCACGGATACCGCAGGGCCTACCGCATGGCGGGGGAGGGGCCCGCCCTGGTCCTCATCCACGGCATCGGGGACTCCTCGGCGACCTGGGCGGATCTGATCCCCGACCTCGCGCGCACCCACACCGTGATCGCCCCCGATCTGCTCGGCCACGGCGCCTCCGACAAGCCGCGCGCCGACTATTCGGTGGCCGCGTACGCGAACGGGGTGCGCGATCTGCTCACCACGCTCGGCATCGAGTCCGCCACGCTGGTCGGGCACTCGCTCGGCGGCGGCGTCGCGATGCAGTTCGCCTACCAGTTCCCCGAGCGCACCGAGCGGCTGATCCTGGTCAGTGCGGGGGGTGTGGGAGGAGAGGTGAACCCGGTGCTGCGGGCCGTGTCGCTGCCGGGCGCGCATCTCATGCTCTCCACCCTCCAACTGCCGGGCATGCGGATCCAGGTCGGCCTGTTCTTACGGCTGATGAGGATGCTCGACACCGATCTCGGTCTGGACGCGCCGGAACTCCTGAACCTGGTGGACGCCCTGCCCGACACGACCTCGCGCAGCGCCTTCATCCGCACCCTGCGCGCCGTGGTCGACTGGCGCGGCCAGGCGGTCACCATGCTCGACCGCTGTTATCTCACCGAGGGCATGCCCACGATGCTGCTCTGGGGCGACCGGGACAGCGTGGTGCCGGTCCGGCACGCCTACGGGGCGCACGAGGCGATGCCGGGCAGCCGCCTGGAGATCTTCGAGGGCGCCGGCCACTTCCCCTTCCACAGCGACCCCGCGCGCTTCCTCGCCCTGGTCGAGGAGTTCACCCGCACCACCTCCCCCGCCGACTGGAGCCGCGAACACTGGCGGGACCTCCTCTGCGAAGGCCGCCCCGGCACCTCCGCGGGCCGGCCCGACACCGCGCAGAACCGCGCGGTGGAACGGGACCTGCGGGAGGCGAGCGAACGCAGCGCCACGTGA
- a CDS encoding 4'-phosphopantetheinyl transferase — protein sequence MMAELLPESVVTVEAFGDTWPEGATLYPEEEALVARAVEKRRREFTTVRVCARAAMEKLGVAPGPILRGAFGAPRWPAGLIGSMTHCQGYGAAALARAGDLASIGIDAEQHERLPEEGLGAVVLATEVERLAGLAAEHPSVHWERVLFSAKESVYKAWFPLTGQWLDFSEADIEIFTDRASGARPGAGDEVRSGHFRAELLVPGPLVGGARVGSFDGRWAVQGSLLATVVTVPHA from the coding sequence ATGATGGCGGAACTGCTTCCGGAGTCGGTCGTGACCGTGGAGGCCTTCGGTGACACCTGGCCCGAGGGCGCGACGCTGTATCCCGAGGAGGAGGCGCTCGTCGCACGGGCCGTGGAGAAGCGGCGCCGCGAGTTCACCACCGTGCGCGTCTGCGCCCGGGCCGCCATGGAGAAGCTCGGCGTAGCCCCGGGGCCCATCCTGCGCGGCGCGTTCGGAGCGCCGCGCTGGCCCGCCGGACTGATCGGCAGCATGACGCACTGCCAGGGCTACGGCGCCGCGGCGCTGGCCCGCGCCGGTGACCTGGCGTCGATCGGCATCGACGCCGAACAGCACGAGAGGCTCCCGGAGGAGGGCCTCGGCGCCGTCGTCCTCGCCACGGAGGTCGAGCGGCTGGCCGGCCTGGCCGCCGAACACCCCTCCGTGCACTGGGAACGCGTGCTGTTCAGCGCCAAGGAGTCCGTCTACAAGGCGTGGTTCCCCCTCACCGGACAGTGGCTGGACTTCTCCGAGGCGGACATCGAGATCTTCACCGACCGCGCTTCCGGAGCCCGTCCCGGCGCCGGGGACGAGGTCCGCTCCGGCCACTTCCGCGCCGAACTCCTCGTCCCCGGACCGCTGGTGGGCGGAGCGCGGGTCGGCTCCTTCGATGGCCGCTGGGCCGTACAGGGGAGCCTGCTGGCGACGGTCGTGACCGTGCCCCATGCCTGA
- a CDS encoding metallophosphoesterase — translation MQSTAGGPGNLLAISDLHIGYAENRALVEKMRPESDDDWLLVAGDVAETVADIRWALGRLAERFRKVIWAPGNHELWTHPRDEVQLRGVERYEHLVGVCRELGVTTPEDPYPRWDGPGGPAVVAPLFLLYDYSFLPPGCATKDEGLAYARSTGIVCTDETLLHPDPYPSLDAWCRARVAETERRLAELPDDLPTVLVGHYPLDRHPTDILRYPEFAMWCGTRLTADWHRRFRAEVMVYGHLHIPRTTRHEGVRFEEVSVGYPREWRVRPGPPGVLRRILPMEVKADDGGTASGVGRDRGGLR, via the coding sequence GTGCAGTCGACGGCCGGCGGCCCGGGGAACCTGCTGGCGATCAGCGACCTGCACATCGGATACGCCGAGAACCGCGCTCTCGTCGAGAAGATGCGCCCCGAGTCCGACGACGACTGGCTTCTGGTGGCCGGTGACGTCGCGGAGACCGTCGCCGACATCCGCTGGGCCCTCGGCAGGCTCGCCGAGCGCTTCCGCAAGGTGATCTGGGCGCCCGGGAACCACGAGCTGTGGACCCACCCGCGCGACGAGGTGCAGCTGCGCGGCGTCGAGCGCTACGAGCATCTCGTGGGCGTCTGCCGGGAGTTGGGCGTGACCACCCCCGAGGACCCCTACCCCCGCTGGGACGGACCGGGCGGACCCGCCGTCGTCGCACCGCTCTTCCTGCTCTACGACTACTCGTTCCTGCCCCCGGGCTGCGCGACCAAGGACGAGGGGCTGGCCTACGCCCGCTCGACCGGGATCGTCTGCACCGACGAGACCCTGCTGCACCCCGACCCCTACCCGAGCCTGGACGCCTGGTGCCGGGCCCGCGTCGCCGAGACCGAACGCCGGCTCGCCGAGCTGCCGGACGACCTGCCCACGGTCCTGGTCGGCCACTACCCGCTGGACCGGCACCCGACGGACATCCTGCGCTACCCCGAGTTCGCGATGTGGTGCGGCACCCGGCTGACCGCGGACTGGCACCGGCGCTTCCGTGCCGAGGTCATGGTCTACGGTCACCTTCACATCCCGCGGACCACCCGCCACGAGGGCGTCCGCTTCGAAGAGGTCTCGGTGGGCTACCCCCGTGAATGGCGGGTCCGCCCGGGGCCCCCGGGGGTGCTGCGCCGCATACTGCCGATGGAGGTCAAAGCCGATGATGGCGGAACTGCTTCCGGAGTCGGTCGTGACCGTGGAGGCCTTCGGTGA
- a CDS encoding ATP-grasp domain-containing protein produces MGSRVRVWLNRTYAENVFFMDQLRRNPHDRAVEIHATHGDADSPVLAAADTADLEPEGLSPAAYVEFALDQCARRGIDVFVPRLHQAAIAAHRVEFEAVGTALLAPPAEAIDAFEDKVTAYEAVQKVGIPVPPWWRVTTEDELLAAVEELEAGEYKACFKPASGAGGVGFRIITRAPFSLSHLNGFPSPYVPLDLAAQAVRDAEEPVDWLVMPRLEQPEVSVDCLTGPDDRIRMAIARTKNGRRRGFSLHEQWIKPARQLAETFGLHYLSNIQFRMLGDEPVLMDVNTRPAGGLHQLSLCGVNAPWAAVQLALGEDPGEVVPPFLGTDYTVVSGLRPLRAVSLPRQRAEETADTLQDASAVPLPALPAQATAPVGLPTANSVGASTAEAGAPA; encoded by the coding sequence ATGGGCTCTCGCGTACGCGTCTGGCTCAACCGCACGTACGCGGAGAACGTGTTCTTCATGGATCAGCTGCGGAGAAATCCGCACGATCGCGCGGTCGAGATCCATGCCACGCACGGTGACGCCGACTCCCCCGTCCTGGCCGCCGCGGACACCGCCGACCTGGAGCCCGAGGGCCTGTCCCCGGCCGCCTACGTCGAGTTCGCGCTCGACCAGTGCGCGCGCCGCGGCATCGACGTGTTCGTGCCCCGGCTGCACCAGGCGGCGATCGCTGCGCACCGCGTCGAGTTCGAGGCGGTCGGTACGGCGCTGCTCGCGCCGCCGGCCGAGGCGATCGACGCCTTCGAGGACAAGGTGACGGCCTACGAGGCGGTGCAGAAGGTCGGCATCCCGGTGCCGCCGTGGTGGCGGGTGACGACCGAGGACGAACTGCTGGCCGCGGTCGAGGAGTTGGAGGCCGGCGAGTACAAGGCGTGCTTCAAGCCGGCGTCGGGTGCGGGCGGGGTGGGCTTCCGCATCATCACGCGCGCCCCCTTCTCGCTGTCCCACCTCAACGGATTCCCGAGCCCGTACGTGCCGTTGGATCTGGCCGCGCAGGCGGTGCGGGACGCCGAGGAGCCCGTCGACTGGCTGGTGATGCCGCGCCTGGAGCAGCCGGAGGTGTCGGTGGACTGCCTGACCGGGCCCGACGACCGGATCCGGATGGCGATCGCCCGCACCAAGAACGGCCGCCGGCGCGGCTTCTCGCTCCACGAGCAGTGGATCAAGCCGGCGCGGCAGCTCGCGGAGACGTTCGGGCTGCACTATCTGTCCAACATCCAGTTCCGGATGCTGGGCGACGAGCCGGTGCTCATGGACGTCAACACCCGTCCGGCCGGCGGGCTGCACCAGCTGTCCCTCTGTGGCGTCAACGCCCCTTGGGCCGCTGTGCAGTTGGCGCTCGGCGAGGACCCGGGCGAGGTGGTTCCGCCGTTCCTGGGCACGGACTACACGGTGGTCTCGGGCCTGCGTCCGCTCCGGGCCGTGTCGCTTCCCCGGCAGCGCGCGGAGGAGACCGCCGACACGCTGCAGGACGCGTCCGCCGTGCCGCTGCCCGCGCTGCCGGCGCAGGCCACCGCGCCGGTCGGCCTCCCGACCGCGAACTCCGTCGGCGCGTCCACCGCGGAGGCGGGCGCTCCGGCCTGA
- a CDS encoding carbohydrate binding domain-containing protein: protein MRITHLRRSRRRFLALLGTAALAFTGAVALPGTAQAANILSNPGFESGSLSPWTCTGNLGSVVSSPAHSGSKALAGAVSSSDNAQCSQTVSVQPNTTYSLSGWVRGSYVYLGVDGGASTWTTSPSAYSQLQVSFTTGASQTSAKIYVHGWYAQGTYYADDISLDGPGGGGGSDTQAPTTPTNLTSTGKTSSSVSLSWGASSDNVGVTAYDIYSGSNQVLSVSGTSATVSGLSASTAYTFTVKARDAAGNTSPASNSVSVTTSAGGGGGTGFKQAAPYLYEGWGDPPNPTTVMSATGIKWFTMAFVLDSGGCTPAWDGSRPLTGGVDQTAINQIRSAGGDIVPSFGGWQGSKLGANCSSASALAGALQKVIDAYGLKAIDMDIENSDEFENEAVQAKILTALKTVKANNPGLKTIVTFGTSTTGPTYYGNRLIEQAQSLNAGIDVFTIMPFDFGGGSDMYGNTVNAAEGLKTKLKSTFGWDDATAYSHIGISGMNGLSDQQENTTPAIWTQIRDWSNSHHIARLAFWSVNRDRPCPGGGVVSNCSGISQSNWQFTSTTAGFTG from the coding sequence GTGCGCATCACACATCTCAGACGTTCCAGACGTCGCTTCCTCGCTCTGCTCGGCACCGCCGCCCTGGCATTCACCGGGGCGGTGGCCCTGCCCGGTACGGCCCAGGCGGCCAACATCCTGTCCAATCCCGGCTTCGAGTCGGGCAGTCTCTCCCCCTGGACCTGTACGGGCAACCTGGGCTCCGTTGTCTCCAGCCCGGCGCACTCCGGCTCCAAGGCCCTTGCGGGGGCGGTGAGTTCGAGTGACAACGCGCAGTGCAGCCAGACCGTGTCGGTCCAGCCGAACACCACCTACAGCCTGTCGGGCTGGGTGCGCGGCAGCTACGTCTACCTGGGCGTGGACGGCGGTGCCTCGACGTGGACCACGTCACCGTCGGCGTACAGCCAGCTCCAGGTGTCCTTCACCACCGGTGCCTCGCAGACCAGCGCCAAGATCTATGTGCACGGCTGGTACGCGCAGGGCACCTACTACGCCGACGACATCAGCCTGGACGGTCCGGGCGGTGGCGGTGGCTCGGACACCCAGGCGCCGACCACGCCGACGAACCTCACCTCCACCGGCAAGACCTCCTCCAGCGTGTCCCTGTCGTGGGGCGCGTCGAGCGACAACGTCGGCGTCACGGCGTACGACATCTACAGCGGCTCCAACCAGGTGCTCAGCGTCTCCGGCACGAGCGCCACGGTCAGCGGGCTGTCGGCGAGCACGGCCTACACGTTCACCGTGAAGGCGCGGGACGCAGCCGGGAACACCTCGCCGGCCTCCAACTCCGTGAGCGTCACGACGAGCGCGGGCGGTGGCGGCGGCACCGGCTTCAAGCAGGCGGCGCCGTACCTCTACGAGGGCTGGGGCGACCCCCCGAACCCGACCACGGTGATGAGCGCGACCGGCATCAAGTGGTTCACGATGGCGTTCGTGCTGGACTCCGGCGGCTGCACCCCCGCCTGGGACGGCAGCAGGCCGCTGACCGGCGGCGTCGACCAGACCGCCATCAACCAGATCCGTTCCGCGGGCGGTGACATCGTCCCGTCCTTCGGCGGCTGGCAGGGCAGCAAGCTCGGCGCCAACTGCTCGTCGGCGAGCGCGCTGGCAGGTGCGCTGCAGAAGGTGATCGACGCCTACGGTCTCAAGGCGATCGACATGGACATCGAGAACTCGGACGAGTTCGAGAACGAGGCCGTCCAGGCCAAGATCCTCACCGCCCTGAAGACCGTCAAGGCCAACAACCCCGGCCTGAAGACGATCGTCACCTTCGGCACCTCGACGACCGGCCCGACCTACTACGGCAACCGTCTCATCGAGCAGGCGCAGTCCCTCAACGCGGGCATCGACGTCTTCACGATCATGCCGTTCGACTTCGGCGGCGGCTCCGACATGTACGGCAACACGGTGAACGCCGCCGAGGGCCTGAAGACCAAGCTCAAGTCGACCTTCGGCTGGGACGACGCCACCGCGTACTCCCACATCGGCATCTCCGGCATGAACGGCCTGTCCGACCAGCAGGAGAACACCACTCCGGCGATCTGGACCCAGATCCGCGACTGGTCCAACTCGCACCACATCGCGCGGCTCGCGTTCTGGTCGGTCAACCGTGACCGGCCCTGCCCGGGCGGCGGCGTGGTGAGCAACTGCTCCGGCATCAGCCAGAGCAACTGGCAGTTCACGTCCACCACAGCCGGGTTCACGGGCTGA